In Hyalangium minutum, a genomic segment contains:
- a CDS encoding nuclear transport factor 2 family protein: MSNKELVMSAMTALFIHRDLTALDRYWAPGYIQHNPRMPNGTDFFRKIIPSLKPDFRYEPGLVIEDGDFVMIHGRYVGWGDKTMIAVDIFKVVNGRFVEHWDVIQEEVSADKTTSGNTMFPIK; this comes from the coding sequence ATGAGCAACAAAGAACTCGTCATGTCTGCAATGACCGCGCTGTTCATCCACAGGGACCTGACCGCACTCGACAGGTATTGGGCCCCCGGATACATCCAGCACAACCCGCGAATGCCGAACGGGACGGACTTCTTCCGCAAGATAATCCCGAGCCTGAAGCCTGACTTTCGCTACGAACCGGGCCTGGTCATCGAAGACGGTGATTTTGTGATGATTCATGGCCGCTACGTCGGTTGGGGCGACAAGACCATGATCGCCGTCGACATCTTCAAGGTCGTGAACGGGCGCTTCGTGGAGCATTGGGACGTGATTCAGGAGGAAGTGTCCGCCGACAAGACGACCTCTGGAAATACGATGTTCCCGATCAAGTAG
- a CDS encoding helix-turn-helix transcriptional regulator: MATTTLPEFLRARRERLQPESTERRRTPGLRREEVAARAGVSVTWYTWLEQGRGGVPSDDVLERLARALELDATNREMLFLLAHDRPPPRRPTPPAEVTPALQRVLDNLHVPAFVKTPTFQIVAWNRAAVAVIGDYAAIPERDRNMLRRVFHPEAATFLPHGDDMRRTCLAAFRVDIARAGASEEAAALVDELMETSADFRRLWAENELHTHGVRYRRLVRPNVGELVFETSVLSVDGSDGLSMFVLSPADDASARGVDQLLRELVGSPSTR; the protein is encoded by the coding sequence ATGGCGACTACCACCCTCCCCGAATTTCTCCGCGCTCGCCGCGAGCGGCTTCAGCCCGAATCGACCGAGCGGCGTCGCACTCCCGGACTTCGTCGCGAGGAAGTCGCGGCGCGCGCCGGAGTGAGCGTCACCTGGTACACGTGGCTCGAACAAGGCCGCGGCGGCGTGCCGTCCGACGACGTGCTCGAACGCCTCGCTCGCGCACTCGAGCTCGACGCCACGAATCGCGAGATGCTGTTCCTGCTCGCTCACGATCGTCCGCCACCGCGTCGCCCTACGCCACCCGCCGAGGTCACGCCAGCGCTGCAGCGCGTGCTCGACAACCTGCACGTGCCCGCGTTCGTGAAGACGCCAACGTTTCAGATCGTCGCGTGGAATCGCGCCGCCGTGGCGGTGATCGGCGATTACGCCGCGATTCCCGAGCGCGACCGCAACATGCTGCGCCGGGTCTTTCATCCCGAAGCCGCCACGTTCCTGCCGCATGGCGATGACATGCGCCGCACGTGCCTCGCCGCGTTTCGCGTCGACATCGCGCGTGCAGGTGCCTCCGAAGAAGCTGCTGCGCTCGTCGACGAGTTGATGGAGACGAGCGCGGACTTTCGACGGCTGTGGGCCGAGAATGAGCTGCACACGCACGGTGTGCGGTACAGGCGGCTCGTCCGGCCGAATGTCGGCGAGCTCGTGTTCGAGACGTCGGTGTTGTCGGTCGACGGCAGCGACGGCCTCAGCATGTTCGTCTTATCACCGGCGGACGATGCTTCCGCGCGTGGAGTCGACCAGCTGCTCCGCGAGCTTGTCGGGTCGCCCTCGACAAGGTGA
- a CDS encoding GlxA family transcriptional regulator: MFVHLILEGFADSSLGVALDVVGTAAHLSNSGRAPMPRGGKALLQRVVSLDGEPVRSAAGRLVAVDGAFSVPALREGDVVLVPGIFSASARTIEQFLAREDIRRAAELLAKVVGKGVMVAASCSATFVLAASGVLDGRSATTSWWLAPEFARRFPKVSLSSDHMVVDEGKIITAGAALAHIDLVLAVVARMVGPSLPHLVARYLVLDERPSQARYVVLEHLRANDPALLEVERFIIENVDRQLSLEELARVARVSPRTLARRVHTSLSMTPQEFVQRLRVRRAIHLLETTRYSVDDIAARVGYADAAAFRRVFRRYAGESPRRLRGQG, from the coding sequence ATGTTCGTACACCTGATCCTCGAAGGCTTCGCCGACAGCTCGCTGGGTGTGGCGCTCGACGTCGTCGGTACCGCGGCACACCTCAGCAACTCCGGGCGCGCTCCGATGCCTCGCGGCGGGAAAGCGCTGCTCCAGCGAGTGGTGTCACTCGACGGCGAGCCGGTGCGTTCGGCGGCTGGGCGATTGGTCGCGGTGGACGGCGCATTCAGCGTTCCCGCCCTCCGCGAGGGAGATGTCGTCCTCGTGCCGGGCATCTTCTCGGCAAGCGCGCGAACCATCGAGCAGTTCCTGGCTCGGGAGGACATCCGCCGCGCCGCCGAGCTGCTCGCGAAGGTCGTCGGCAAGGGTGTGATGGTCGCGGCGTCGTGCTCCGCCACGTTCGTACTCGCCGCGTCGGGCGTCCTCGACGGGCGATCCGCGACGACGTCGTGGTGGCTCGCGCCCGAGTTCGCGCGGCGGTTCCCGAAGGTCTCGCTCTCCAGCGATCACATGGTCGTCGACGAAGGGAAAATCATCACGGCGGGCGCGGCGCTGGCCCACATCGACCTCGTGCTCGCGGTCGTCGCGCGGATGGTGGGTCCTTCGTTGCCGCATCTCGTGGCGCGCTATCTCGTGCTCGACGAGCGGCCGTCCCAGGCTCGCTACGTCGTGCTCGAGCATCTTCGAGCGAATGACCCAGCGCTCCTCGAGGTCGAGCGGTTCATCATCGAGAACGTCGACCGTCAGCTCTCGCTCGAGGAGCTTGCACGCGTGGCTCGGGTATCACCGCGGACGCTCGCTCGCCGCGTCCACACGAGCCTGAGCATGACACCGCAGGAGTTCGTGCAGCGCCTGCGCGTGCGCCGAGCGATCCATCTCCTCGAAACGACCCGCTACTCGGTCGACGACATCGCCGCGCGGGTGGGCTACGCCGACGCAGCGGCCTTTCGCCGCGTCTTCCGCCGCTACGCGGGGGAGTCCCCTCGGCGACTCCGCGGGCAAGGCTAA
- a CDS encoding glutathione S-transferase family protein — protein MLTLHHLGRSQSERIVWLCEELGLDYELKRYPRRADNRLAPPEYKALHPMGTAPIITDGDLVLGESGAICEYLIQTYGPGRLAVKRGEPGFTDYLYWFHFANGTLQPAVLTVRSLERVDPSDKNAPLQAAKDRFNRVFSTLEKRLGEAPYLAGEALTAADIMTVFSLTTMRLFKPYDLSPWPNILAYLQRIGARPAYRRAMQKADPDLTPVLGAVPE, from the coding sequence ATGCTGACGCTGCATCATCTCGGGCGTTCGCAATCGGAGCGGATCGTCTGGCTCTGTGAGGAACTCGGGCTCGACTATGAGCTGAAGCGCTATCCGCGCCGGGCCGACAACCGGCTGGCCCCGCCGGAATACAAGGCGCTTCACCCGATGGGCACGGCGCCGATCATCACCGACGGCGACCTCGTCCTCGGAGAATCCGGGGCGATCTGCGAGTATCTGATCCAGACCTATGGCCCGGGCCGGCTCGCGGTGAAGCGCGGCGAGCCCGGTTTCACCGACTATCTTTACTGGTTCCACTTCGCGAACGGGACGCTGCAACCGGCCGTCTTGACGGTGAGGAGCCTGGAGCGCGTCGATCCTTCGGACAAGAACGCGCCGCTGCAGGCGGCCAAGGACCGGTTCAACCGGGTCTTCTCGACGTTGGAGAAGCGGCTGGGGGAGGCGCCCTATCTGGCCGGTGAAGCGTTGACGGCGGCGGATATCATGACGGTGTTCTCGCTGACGACGATGCGGCTGTTCAAGCCGTATGATCTCTCACCCTGGCCGAACATCCTGGCCTATCTGCAACGCATCGGCGCGCGGCCGGCTTATCGTCGGGCGATGCAGAAGGCCGATCCGGATTTGACGCCGGTACTGGGGGCCGTCCCGGAATAA
- a CDS encoding enoyl-CoA hydratase/isomerase family protein, producing MSEQSTVNVDKSNPKIATVTFSNAPANVIVPETVARLHEIVMELSTDERLRVVIFTSGTEGFFFNHFDLRQAAKFPLTQGPNVVPTWVDLVIRLSKAPFVSIAKIRGRTRGGGNELALACDLRYASREQAMFGQPEVGTGILPGGGGSERLPRLIGRDRSLEAILTSQDYDAELAERYGWVTRSLPDAELDAFVDKLAARIASFDKVVVAAAKGQINRASLPPDADLAAAYAEYSSSLASPGFQASFARLGQHFAKDGLKVELRLGEYLGILGEHS from the coding sequence ATGAGCGAGCAGAGTACTGTCAATGTGGACAAGTCGAACCCGAAGATCGCCACCGTCACTTTCTCCAATGCACCAGCGAACGTGATCGTGCCGGAGACGGTGGCACGCCTTCACGAGATCGTGATGGAGCTGTCGACGGACGAACGACTCAGGGTCGTCATTTTCACGAGCGGCACCGAAGGCTTCTTTTTTAATCACTTCGATCTGCGACAAGCTGCCAAGTTTCCGCTCACTCAAGGGCCGAATGTGGTCCCGACGTGGGTCGATCTGGTGATCCGCCTCTCGAAGGCGCCCTTCGTTAGCATCGCAAAGATTCGTGGGCGAACGCGCGGAGGGGGCAACGAACTCGCTTTGGCGTGCGACCTGCGTTATGCGAGCCGCGAGCAGGCCATGTTCGGGCAGCCGGAAGTCGGTACCGGCATCCTGCCGGGTGGCGGGGGTAGCGAGCGTCTGCCTCGCCTGATCGGGCGTGATCGCAGTCTCGAGGCGATCCTTACGAGCCAAGACTACGATGCCGAGCTGGCCGAGCGCTATGGTTGGGTCACGCGAAGTTTACCGGACGCCGAGCTAGACGCGTTCGTGGATAAGCTCGCGGCCCGGATCGCTTCGTTCGACAAAGTGGTCGTGGCCGCCGCTAAAGGTCAAATCAACCGCGCATCATTGCCCCCGGACGCGGACCTCGCTGCTGCCTACGCGGAGTACTCGAGTTCATTGGCCTCACCCGGATTTCAGGCCAGCTTCGCGCGCCTGGGTCAGCACTTTGCCAAGGATGGACTCAAGGTAGAGCTTCGGCTCGGCGAGTACCTCGGCATTCTCGGCGAGCACTCCTGA
- a CDS encoding DUF1801 domain-containing protein — MANAKDIKTKPTAVSVKDFIAAVENDMRRKDAEQLLKLFAKVTGWKPKMWGPTIVGYGTYHYTYDTGREGDACVVGFSPRKASLSVYWGGGEGTETQALFAKLGKHKMGDGGCLYINKLADVDMAVLEKIVSGGLAHMKKKWPVKGS, encoded by the coding sequence ATGGCCAACGCCAAGGACATCAAGACCAAGCCGACAGCCGTCAGCGTCAAGGACTTCATCGCCGCCGTCGAAAACGACATGCGCCGCAAGGACGCCGAACAGCTCCTCAAACTCTTCGCCAAGGTCACCGGCTGGAAGCCGAAGATGTGGGGCCCGACCATCGTCGGCTACGGCACGTATCACTACACCTACGACACCGGCCGCGAGGGCGACGCGTGCGTCGTCGGCTTCTCCCCACGCAAGGCCAGCCTCTCCGTCTATTGGGGCGGCGGCGAGGGCACCGAGACCCAGGCGCTCTTCGCCAAGCTCGGCAAGCACAAGATGGGCGACGGCGGCTGCCTCTACATCAACAAGCTCGCCGACGTGGACATGGCCGTCCTCGAGAAGATCGTCTCCGGCGGCCTCGCTCACATGAAGAAGAAATGGCCGGTGAAGGGCTCCTAG
- a CDS encoding alpha/beta fold hydrolase produces the protein MTKVGQANAANLTVEAANGVKYAYRRFGKTDGSAAPLVCFVHYRANLDNWDPALVDALAEQREVILVDNVGVGGSSGKTPDTVTEMAHGAIAFVDALKLPRVDLLGFSLGGFVAQEFALMRPHQVRRLVLAGTGPQGGEGMHMYVPEVLEVALREKIDADAILTLFFEKSESSRSKGREFIQRLRLRQVDRDLPVTRDTVNAHLTAISTWGVPDASKLSRLAAIKQPTLVANGDNDIMVPTANTSLLAKHIPNAQLRIYPDAGHAFLFQYPEEFAAEVNRFLGR, from the coding sequence ATGACGAAGGTCGGGCAAGCGAACGCTGCGAATCTGACAGTCGAAGCAGCGAACGGGGTGAAGTACGCCTATCGACGGTTCGGAAAGACCGACGGCTCGGCGGCCCCGCTGGTGTGCTTCGTTCACTATCGAGCCAACCTCGACAACTGGGATCCCGCGCTCGTGGACGCGCTCGCCGAGCAGCGCGAGGTGATTCTGGTCGACAACGTCGGTGTCGGCGGCTCGAGCGGCAAGACGCCTGACACAGTCACGGAGATGGCCCATGGAGCCATCGCCTTCGTCGATGCGCTCAAGCTGCCGCGCGTCGACCTTCTGGGCTTCTCGCTCGGTGGCTTCGTGGCGCAGGAGTTCGCCTTGATGAGACCGCATCAGGTGCGCCGCCTGGTGCTCGCGGGGACGGGGCCTCAGGGGGGCGAGGGCATGCACATGTATGTGCCCGAGGTGCTCGAGGTTGCGCTGCGAGAGAAGATCGACGCCGACGCGATACTCACCCTCTTCTTCGAGAAGTCCGAGTCGAGTCGCTCCAAGGGTCGGGAGTTCATCCAACGCCTCCGCCTGCGTCAGGTCGACAGAGATCTCCCGGTCACCCGAGACACGGTCAACGCGCATCTGACCGCGATCTCGACTTGGGGAGTCCCGGACGCGTCGAAGCTCTCACGCCTCGCCGCAATCAAACAGCCGACGTTGGTCGCCAATGGAGACAACGACATCATGGTGCCGACGGCGAACACCTCTTTGCTGGCCAAGCACATTCCGAACGCGCAGCTGCGCATCTACCCGGACGCAGGACACGCCTTCTTGTTCCAGTACCCGGAGGAGTTCGCGGCCGAAGTGAATCGGTTCCTCGGTCGATAA
- a CDS encoding DUF1801 domain-containing protein has protein sequence MWGPTIVGYGTYHYTYDTGREGDACVVGFSPRKASLSVYWGGGEGAETQALFAKLGKHKMGDGGCLYINKLADVDMAVLEKIVSGGLAHMKKKWPVKGS, from the coding sequence ATGTGGGGCCCGACCATCGTCGGCTACGGCACGTATCACTACACCTACGACACCGGCCGCGAGGGCGACGCGTGCGTCGTCGGCTTCTCCCCACGCAAGGCCAGCCTCTCCGTCTATTGGGGCGGCGGCGAGGGCGCCGAGACCCAGGCGCTCTTCGCCAAGCTCGGCAAGCACAAGATGGGCGACGGCGGCTGCCTCTACATCAACAAGCTCGCCGACGTGGACATGGCCGTCCTCGAGAAGATCGTCTCCGGCGGCCTCGCTCACATGAAGAAGAAATGGCCGGTGAAGGGCTCCTAG
- a CDS encoding DUF1348 family protein has protein sequence MSELRPPLPPFTYETAVEKVRKAEDGWNSRDPQRVALAYTQDSRWRNRSEFVQGRSEIIGLLTRKWEKELDYRLIKELWAFHENRISVRFQYEWHDAAGHWFRSHGNEQWEFDDHGLMRRREASINDVPLSASERKFLWPLGPRPADHPGLRELGL, from the coding sequence ATGTCTGAACTCCGACCTCCCCTGCCTCCTTTCACCTACGAAACCGCCGTCGAGAAGGTCCGCAAGGCCGAGGACGGGTGGAACTCACGCGATCCGCAGCGGGTGGCGCTGGCCTATACGCAGGACAGCCGTTGGCGCAACCGCTCCGAGTTCGTCCAGGGACGTTCCGAGATCATCGGTCTGCTGACCCGCAAGTGGGAGAAGGAACTCGACTACCGGCTCATCAAGGAACTCTGGGCGTTTCACGAGAACCGCATCTCGGTGCGCTTCCAATACGAATGGCATGACGCCGCGGGCCACTGGTTTCGCTCCCATGGGAACGAGCAATGGGAGTTCGACGACCACGGCCTCATGCGCCGGCGCGAGGCGAGCATCAACGACGTGCCCCTCTCCGCCTCGGAGCGCAAGTTTCTCTGGCCCCTGGGCCCGCGCCCGGCGGATCACCCGGGGCTGCGCGAACTCGGCCTCTGA